The Candidatus Binataceae bacterium genome includes the window GAGTCCTGCAAACTGATGGTCAAGTGGGCCGATGATGAAGATGTAGCGATCCTTCGCCTTGAAGATTCCGGCTGGAACCGCGTACCACGAATGCAATCCCGAGCGCGTCGGCACGACTTCGCCCTTGCTCAAGCTGAACGTTTCGACGCCGGCCTCGTGATAATGGAAATAAGTGTCGAGCAGAGCGAGATCGAGATACTGGCCGCGTCCCGTGCGCTCGCGGTGAAGCAGCGCCGCGCAGACTGCGCCCATCGCATGGACCCCGGTGCTGACGTCGCCGATCGCGCTCATCGCGACGTAAGGCGCGCCGTCCTTTTCGCCGCCCATCGAAACGATTCCCGCGTACGAGGCGCCCAGAAAATCGAAGCCCGGTTCGTGCGCGAGCGGACCTGTTTGCCCAAATGCGGAAATCGAGCACATCACGATTTTCGGATTGATCGCCTTCACCGCGTCGTAGCCGAAGCCCAAGCGGCCGATCACGCCGGGTGCGAAGTTCTCGACCAGCACATCAGCCTGCGCGACGAGGTCTTTGATGATCGCAAAGCCTTCGGGCGTCTTCAGGTCAACGCAGATCCCTTTCTTGCCACGATTGTGCTGGACGAAGTACCCGCTCCGCCCGTTGACAACCATCGGGCCGCCGCGCGCGGGATCACCCCCAGGCGCCATCTCGACTTTGATCACGTCGGCGCCCATCTCGGCCATCATCAGCGTGCAGGTCGGCCCCGCAACGATTTGCGTGAAATCCAGAACCTTGTAGCCGTCGAGGATGTGACGGGGAGAGGTGCTCATCGCGGTCCCTCCGATGCCAGGATCTATGAGATGCCCCTCTATAGCATCAATCGACAAAAATGCGAGACGGCGTGCCGCTCAGATGTGAAGTACATGGCGCGCCGCGCCGATCGCGGTTGCATAGTCGGCATGCTCCGGGATAACGAAGCGGCGCCCGAACGGGAAGCTCAGTTTCTTCACACCCTGCACGAAGCTGAACAGGCGCGAGAGCTTGCCGGTGAGAACGATATTGTCCTGGTTGCACGCGCGTGCACTGGCCATCGCCAGCACGCCAATCGACTCGACGATCATGTTCATTATCGCGAGCGCCTTGTCCTCGGGCGTTGCGTCGGCGCTGATCTTGCCGAAGTTGGCAGCCGTGGTCGATGGCGGCAGGTCGCCGATCGATCCGCCTGCGATATCGCGCACCGTCAGATCGACGCGGCGCAGATCACCCTTCTTAGCCATTGCCTCGAGTCGCTCGATCGTTGAGACGCCGAGCATATGCTTCGCGAGGCCGAGCAGCGTGCCGCCGCCGACTCCGGTGCCGCTGAAGTGCTCGATCTTGTCCTCAGTGACCGACACCATCGCGGTGCCAGTGCCGAGCGAAACGACCAGCGCGCTCTTGGTGCTCGCGAGCGAAGTGCCGCCGATTCCGATCGCGGTGAACTCGTTGACCTTGACCACGGGTCGGCCGAACAGCGTATCGCTCAACACGCGCGCTCCCGCGCCGGTCGCGGCGATTCGTTCGACCTGGTCGAGCTTGATGCCGAAGTCGGTGACGAGCTTGCCGAGCGATCCGGCCGCCGCGGCAACCGGGTCGTTGGCCTCGATCGTTACAACGTGGATACCGCCATTTTTGAGGATGACGGCATCGGTGGTCGAGCCGCCAATATCGATTCCGACGATCATAAGTGGTGCCGGCTCCTGTCCAGCCCACGCCAACGCTAGATCAGGTGCCCGCGATCTTCAACGGACGCCGTGAGCCTGATTGAGGGTGCTGTGCTAGCTTACCGCCATGGCCCGGCGCAAAGCCGATACTTCTCCCACGCTCTTCGCGCCGAGGACGCCGATGAGCCAGCCGCTTGCAGACCGGATGCGTCCGCGCCGGCTCGACGAAGTCGTCGGCCAGGAGCACCTGCTCGGCCCGGGAAAAATTCTCAACCAGATGGTTGCGGCGGGCGTGCTGCATTCGATGGTCCTGTGGGGGCCGCCGGGTGCGGGCAAGACCACGCTCGCGATCCTGCTTGCGCAGCAATCGGGCGCCGTTTTTCGCGCGATCGCGGCCGTGACTGGCGGCGTGGCCGATCTGCGCGAGGCGGTCGAGGCGGCGCGCCGCGATCTCGAAGCGGGAAAGCGCACCGTGCTTTTCATCGACGAAATTCATCGCTGGAACCGCGCGCAGCAGGACGCGACGCTACCTCACGTCGAGAGCGGGCTCATCACACTGATCGGTGCGACGACGGAAAATCCGTCATTCGAAGTCATCTCGCCGCTGCTCTCGCGCGTGCGGCTCCTCGTGCTGAATCCTCTCACCGAGGAGAACATCGCGACGCTCGTCACTCGCGCGCTGCATGACGATCAGCGCGGACTCGGCGCGTCGGGTCTCACGCTCGGGCACGGCGCGATGGACGAGATTGTTCGCTATGCAAGCGGCGACGCGCGGCGCGCGCTCGGCACGCTCGAGATCGCGGCCGAGCTCGCACAGAACGTTGGCATCTCCGAGCTCACGCCGGAGATGGTGCGCGAGGCCTCGCAGCAGAAGGCGTTGCTCTACGATCGTGCGGGTGAGGAGCACTACAACGTTATCTCGGCGTTCATCAAGAGCATGCGCGGCAGCGATCCTGACGCGGCGCTCTACTGGATGATGCGCATGATCGATGCGGGCGAGGACGCGCTCTTCATCGCGCGGCGGATGGTGATCTTCGCGTCAGAGGATGTTGGCAACGCCGACCCGCGCGCGCTCCAGATCGCGCTCGCGGTCAAAGAAGCAGTCGACTTCGTCGGTCTGCCGGAGGGCGTGATCCCGCTGGCACAGGGCGTGACGTATCTGGCCGGCGCGCCGAAGTCGAACGCCTCGTACGTAGCAATGAATCGTGCGCGCGCCGACGTTCGCGCTCACGATGCGCTTCCCGTCCCGCTTCATTTGCGTAACGCTCCGACCGGGATGATGAAAGCGATGGGCTACGGCAAAGACTATCGCTATCCGCATGAAGACGCCGGCGCGATCAACGAGCAGCAGTATTTTCCCGAGCAGCTTGGCGAGAAAATCTACTATCAGCCGAGCGATCGCGGCTATGAGCTGAGAATCCGCGACTACCTGGAACGGGTCCGCGCGGCGCGCGGCAAAAAGACAAACCGCGAGTGACGGGCATCGCCCGGCTCGCGGTTCGTCAGACATTCAAACTGATTACTTCGTGCCGAGAACGGAATCCTTGAGCGCTTTGGCGGCCGTGAAACGCAGGCGCGTGCGCGCCGGGATCTTGATCTCCTGGCCGGTGGCGGGATTGCGCCCCATGCGCGCCTTGGTCTTGCGCTTGCGGAAGATCCCGAGCCCCGCGATGCGCAGCGAGCCTTCCTTCTTGAGCTCGCGCACCACGAGCAAGTTGATCTCTTCGAGCACCTGCTTCGCTTGTTTCTTGTTGATTCCAGTTTTGTCAGCGATGTGAGTTGCTACCTGCGACTGCGTCATCATCCTCCTCCTTGCGAGCCCGCTCAGCGGGCTGCAAAAGAGCGTGACCGAGTGGCGCCGATAATTCAAGACACCTTCGCGCGAAAATCGCGATTTTTCCCAAGGATCGCGAATGTTTTTGAACAATGTGCGCCTGAACCTGTTGTCTGGTCGCGGTTTCAGGCCTTGCAGCGCGAAAAACGCCGTCAGGTCAGGGGCCATAGCGCACTTCGACCAGGAAGAGACCCTGCGGCGGCGCCGAGGCTGGCGCACGTCCGCGATCGCGGCTTTCGAGAATGGCAGCCACGTCGCCGGCCTCGAGCTTGCCGCTGCCGCAATCGACCATCGCTGCGACCATCGTGCGCACCTGGTGACGCAGGTAGCTGTTGGCCTCGATTCGATACGTCAGCAACTCGCCGCCGGTGCTCCAGCGGCTATGCGTCACCTTGCGCACCGTGCTTTTCTCGGCCGAGCCGACTTTGCGGAACGCGACGAAATCGTGCTCACCGACGAAGACTCGCGCCGCCGCGTTCATCGCGCGCAGACTCAGCGGATCGCGCACGTGCCAGGTAAAGCGGCGCTCGAAGACGGACGGCGCGAGGCGATTCAACACGCGATATTCGTAGACGCGCGAGCGGGCAGAACGGCGTGGATTGAAACCTTCGGGTGCGGGCTCCGCTGCTAACACAACGATATCGCGGGGTAGCATCGAGTTGAGCGCGATCTTGAGGCGCTCGAGATCGAACGGCCGCGGGATCGTGATCGCCGCGACCTGGCCGCGTGCATGTACTCCGGTGTCGGTGCGGCCGGAGCCGTGAACCCGCACGGGCGTCGAGAAAATCTGGGCCAGCGCCTTTTCAATTCGTCCCTGGATGGTGTCGTGCTTCGCTTGAAGCTGCCATCCCGAATAATTGGTGCCCTCGTATTCGAGTGTCAGCTTGACGAGCATTTGGAGCGACGCGCGCGCGCCGTGTCAGGCGAGCGTCGCGGGATTGAGCGCGAGTGATTCCGCGATCCACAGTGCGTCAAGCGCGGCCAGCCGCGCATTGTCGAACACGCACCAAATCGCGATACCACCCGGCACGCGGTCAACGCTGACGATGATCGCTTCCTGGCCGACCGCATCGATAACGGCAAGCGGCTCGCCCGCCTCCTGAACCAGGAGGCCGGGCGCGGCGCGCAGATGCTCGATCAGCGCATCGCCGTCGCCCTCCGACGGGATCTCGATCGTGAGCCCGGTGCCGTGCAGCACCGGCACAGCAACGATCTGGAGCGCGATCAGCGGCGCTCCGCTGCACAATGCCGCGGTCTGCGCCGAAATCGCGGCCGCCAGCGCGCGCTCGGACTCGCGCATGAAAATATTGAAGCCGCGCTGCGTCTCTTCGTCTTCGAGATCGAGCTGTGCGCCGAGCAGATCGGTGGTCTGCTTGACCGTTGCTTCGATGCCGAGTTTGCCCGCACCGCTCGCGCCGATCATCGCGGTTGCGCCGATCGATCTCGCGAGCGAGCCGACCGCGCTCAGACAGATCGCGAGCGTATGCGCCACCGGATGCGGCACGGCAAAAACGGTTTCACTTCGCCGTGCTTCGATCTGCGCGCGGGGCGTCAGCCCGGGAGCGAAGAGCGCGACTTCGGAAGGCTGCTGAGTCGCGGCGCTCAGATCGATGAGCTTGGGTCCGGGGTTGGCTGCGACGATCTCTGCGGCGCGCGGAGCGGGCAGGGCGAGAAACACGATGTCGAAGCCGCGCAAATCCTCGGGCGAAGTCAGGACTTCGACCAGCGATTCCTCACCGACACCTGACACGGTTCCAGCCGCGCCGGATTCGGTGGCGAAGAGTTTCAGCTCGCCGAGCGCGATACCGCGCGCGCCGATCAGCTCGATAAGCTGATTTCCGACGATGCCGGTGGCGCCGACAATCGCCACGCTCGGATCGCGGTTTTCAGCCATCTAGGCCTCTGCGCTTTCGATTTTCTCGCGGACCAGGCGGCCCATCGCCTTGCAGCCGATGAACTTGGTGCCGGCGCTACCGCCCAAGTCGCGCGTGCGATGCCCATCGTGGATGACATCTTCGACAGCTTTCGTGATTATCTCGGCTTCGGAGCGCAAGCCCAGCGAATGCTCGAGCAGCATCGCACCGGAGAGGATGGCCGCCAGCGGATTGGCCTCGTCGCGGCCCGCGATATCAGGTGCGCTGCCGTGGATCGGCTCGTAGAGCCCGACGCGATAACCGGCGCCGTTGACATCTTCGCCGAGCGATGCGGACGGCAGCAGACCCATCGAGCCCGCCAGTACCGACGCTTCGTCGGTAAGGATGTCGCCGAACATATTCTCGGTCACGATCACGTCAAAGTCTTTCGGGCGCCGAATCAGGTGCATCGCCATCGAATCGACAAGCTGGCTCTCGAACGCGACGTCTTTGTACTGCGTGCTGAGCTCGGTCGCGATTTCACGCCAGAGCCGCGAGGTCGAAAGCACGTTGGCCTTATCGACCGAGGTGAGTTTCTTGCGGCGCTCGCGTGCCAGCTCGAAGCCGAATTTCAGCACGCGCGTGATTTCCACTTCGCTGTAGGGGCAGGTGTCGACTGCCTCGCGGCCGTCCTTGCCTGCGCGCCTTTCGCTCGGCTTGCCATAGTAAATACCGCCGGTCAGCTCGCGGATAACAACCAGATCGACGGCCGAGATGATGTCGGACTTGATCGGCGACGATCCGATGAGATCCTTCACCGCCTTGACTGGGCGCACATTCGCGAACAGCCCCAGCGCCTTGCGCAGTCCGAGCAGCGCCTGCTCGGGCCGCTTGTCTGCTGTGGGGTTGTCCCATTTCGGACCGCCGACGGCGCCGAGCAGGATCGCATCGCTATCTTGCGCGGACTTCAGAACGTCGTCGGGAAGCGGCACGCCAAACTGATCGAGCGCATGCCCGCCTATCAGGCCCTCCTTGAACTCCAGATCGATCGCAGACAGACGCGCGATCACCTTGAGGACCTGCAATGCCTCGCTGACGACTTCGGGTCCGATGCCGTCGCCCTTCAGAACTAGAATCTTGTAGGCCATTACGAACGGGATCTCTTACGATGTGGATGCAGCGGCGATTGGGCGCCCCTGCTTACATCAGAATTGATTACCTCGATTGCTGGGCGGTGAAGAAATGCGCGCCCGCGCACTGCTAGAATGAGCTACGCTGCATGCGCGCGATTGCAATATGCGCCAGGCGCTATACGAATAAATTCTCAAATGCCGATGCCACCTAGCAATTAACCCAACCGAAGTGTTGCGGCAAGAGCCGCGCACTGTTACGGCACGTCGGTGGTCGGCTTCAGCGGCATCTCCTTGCGCGCCTTGAGGCGATTGAGTGCGTTGACCAGCGCCAGCGCCGACGCCATCACGATGTCGCTGTGGGCGCCCTGGCCGGCGACCGTCATCCCGTTGTCGCGCACAAGGCAGCTCACTTCGCCAAGAGCGTCGGTGCCGCCGGTGATTGCCTTCACTGCGTAGCGCTCGAGGACCGGCGTCATCCCGGCGATTTTGTAGATCGCCTTGTAGCAGGCGTCCACCATTCCGTCGCCTTCGCCGTTGGCGCGGCGCTCCTCGCCATCGATGCGGAGAGTCACTTCGGCGTGAGGCGTGTTGCGGCTCGACGAGGTGACGGTGAGATCGATGAGCTCGATATCGTCGCTGGTGCGGCGCACTTCTTCGTTGACGAGCGCCAGGATGTCGTCGTCGTAGACGACCTTTTTCTTGTCGCACAGCGCCTTGAACTCGGCGAAGGCCTTGTTGATATCGACGGCTTCGGTCGCGACGCCGAGCTGCTTCAGGCGATCGATGAAGGCGTGGCGCCCCGAATGCTTGCCCAAGACCAGCTTGTTCGAGGGGATGCCGATGTCCTCGGGCTTCATGATCTCGTAGGTCAGCTTGTACTTGAGCACGCCGTCCTGGTGGATTCCGGCCTCGTGCGCGAACGCATTGTCGCCGACGATCGGCTTGTTGGCGGGTACCGACTGGCCGATGATTTGCGAGAGCAGGCGCGAGGCCGGGTAGATCTGCTGCGTGACGACGCGGGACTGGATGCCCATCAGATCCTTGCGCGTCTTCATCGCCATCACGACCTCTTCCATCGAGCAGTTGCCCGCGCGCTCGCCGATGCCGTTGATGGTGCATTCGATCTGGCGCACGCCGTTGCGCACGCCCGCGAGCGAGTTCGCGACCGCGAGGCCCAGGTCATTGTGGCAGTGCGCGCTCCAGATGACCTTGTCGGCGCCCGGGACGTTCTCGCGCAGGTAGGTGAACATCCTGCCA containing:
- a CDS encoding CoA transferase, whose product is MSTSPRHILDGYKVLDFTQIVAGPTCTLMMAEMGADVIKVEMAPGGDPARGGPMVVNGRSGYFVQHNRGKKGICVDLKTPEGFAIIKDLVAQADVLVENFAPGVIGRLGFGYDAVKAINPKIVMCSISAFGQTGPLAHEPGFDFLGASYAGIVSMGGEKDGAPYVAMSAIGDVSTGVHAMGAVCAALLHRERTGRGQYLDLALLDTYFHYHEAGVETFSLSKGEVVPTRSGLHSWYAVPAGIFKAKDRYIFIIGPLDHQFAGLCKAMGQPELAQDPRFSVNAARLENLKELVAIIEAWFQSMPSDDASMAAMKEYRVPHAPVLSIAEAVAHPHLQQRGTVRTVHDRILGDFQVPGFALRFSEFPKRLDLEAPLLGEHNEEVLTNYIGYSRDQVQELQKKGILRSGPV
- the truA gene encoding tRNA pseudouridine(38-40) synthase TruA, encoding MLVKLTLEYEGTNYSGWQLQAKHDTIQGRIEKALAQIFSTPVRVHGSGRTDTGVHARGQVAAITIPRPFDLERLKIALNSMLPRDIVVLAAEPAPEGFNPRRSARSRVYEYRVLNRLAPSVFERRFTWHVRDPLSLRAMNAAARVFVGEHDFVAFRKVGSAEKSTVRKVTHSRWSTGGELLTYRIEANSYLRHQVRTMVAAMVDCGSGKLEAGDVAAILESRDRGRAPASAPPQGLFLVEVRYGP
- the leuB gene encoding 3-isopropylmalate dehydrogenase; this encodes MAYKILVLKGDGIGPEVVSEALQVLKVIARLSAIDLEFKEGLIGGHALDQFGVPLPDDVLKSAQDSDAILLGAVGGPKWDNPTADKRPEQALLGLRKALGLFANVRPVKAVKDLIGSSPIKSDIISAVDLVVIRELTGGIYYGKPSERRAGKDGREAVDTCPYSEVEITRVLKFGFELARERRKKLTSVDKANVLSTSRLWREIATELSTQYKDVAFESQLVDSMAMHLIRRPKDFDVIVTENMFGDILTDEASVLAGSMGLLPSASLGEDVNGAGYRVGLYEPIHGSAPDIAGRDEANPLAAILSGAMLLEHSLGLRSEAEIITKAVEDVIHDGHRTRDLGGSAGTKFIGCKAMGRLVREKIESAEA
- a CDS encoding replication-associated recombination protein A; this encodes MARRKADTSPTLFAPRTPMSQPLADRMRPRRLDEVVGQEHLLGPGKILNQMVAAGVLHSMVLWGPPGAGKTTLAILLAQQSGAVFRAIAAVTGGVADLREAVEAARRDLEAGKRTVLFIDEIHRWNRAQQDATLPHVESGLITLIGATTENPSFEVISPLLSRVRLLVLNPLTEENIATLVTRALHDDQRGLGASGLTLGHGAMDEIVRYASGDARRALGTLEIAAELAQNVGISELTPEMVREASQQKALLYDRAGEEHYNVISAFIKSMRGSDPDAALYWMMRMIDAGEDALFIARRMVIFASEDVGNADPRALQIALAVKEAVDFVGLPEGVIPLAQGVTYLAGAPKSNASYVAMNRARADVRAHDALPVPLHLRNAPTGMMKAMGYGKDYRYPHEDAGAINEQQYFPEQLGEKIYYQPSDRGYELRIRDYLERVRAARGKKTNRE
- a CDS encoding 2-isopropylmalate synthase; amino-acid sequence: MANAQADDSDHVRIFDTTLRDGEQSPGCTMNVEEKLALARQLERLNVDVIEAGFAASSEGDFESVNRVAQTVKDPVVLSLSRTREEDVDRALKSVDKAARPGIHIFIATSDIHLKYKLNMNREDVLDAATWAVARAKKHLDYIEFSCEDASRSDWDYMAKVCAEVIRAGATVINLPDTTGHAIPEEYGRMFTYLRENVPGADKVIWSAHCHNDLGLAVANSLAGVRNGVRQIECTINGIGERAGNCSMEEVVMAMKTRKDLMGIQSRVVTQQIYPASRLLSQIIGQSVPANKPIVGDNAFAHEAGIHQDGVLKYKLTYEIMKPEDIGIPSNKLVLGKHSGRHAFIDRLKQLGVATEAVDINKAFAEFKALCDKKKVVYDDDILALVNEEVRRTSDDIELIDLTVTSSSRNTPHAEVTLRIDGEERRANGEGDGMVDACYKAIYKIAGMTPVLERYAVKAITGGTDALGEVSCLVRDNGMTVAGQGAHSDIVMASALALVNALNRLKARKEMPLKPTTDVP
- a CDS encoding HU family DNA-binding protein, with translation MTQSQVATHIADKTGINKKQAKQVLEEINLLVVRELKKEGSLRIAGLGIFRKRKTKARMGRNPATGQEIKIPARTRLRFTAAKALKDSVLGTK